Proteins encoded in a region of the Variovorax sp. PAMC 28711 genome:
- the ompR gene encoding osmolarity response regulator transcription factor OmpR, with protein sequence MNQNPARTDKIVIVDDDARIRDLLRRYLTQEGFEVIVAEDGKALNRILLRDTVDLIVLDLMMPGEDGLSVCRRLRAANDRTPIIMLTAKGEDVDRIVGLEVGADDYLGKPFNPRELLARVHAVLRRRPPLEAPGAPSTDNETVNFGPFSFDLGSRTLKKDGEELSLTTGEFAMLKALVRHPRQPLSREKLAQLARGREFEPFDRSLDVQISRLRKLVESDAAAPRYIQTVWGVGYVFVPDGTT encoded by the coding sequence ATGAATCAAAACCCCGCTCGCACCGACAAGATCGTGATCGTTGACGACGACGCCCGGATCCGGGACCTCCTGCGCAGATACCTGACACAAGAAGGTTTCGAGGTCATCGTGGCCGAAGACGGCAAGGCACTCAACCGGATCTTGCTGCGCGACACGGTCGACCTCATCGTGCTCGACCTGATGATGCCGGGTGAAGACGGCCTCTCCGTCTGCCGCCGGCTCCGCGCCGCCAACGATCGCACCCCGATCATCATGCTCACCGCCAAGGGCGAAGACGTCGACCGCATCGTCGGCCTCGAAGTGGGTGCCGACGACTACCTCGGCAAGCCGTTCAACCCGCGTGAATTGCTGGCCCGCGTGCACGCCGTGCTGCGCCGCCGTCCGCCGCTTGAGGCGCCCGGCGCACCGTCGACCGACAACGAAACCGTCAACTTCGGCCCGTTCAGCTTCGACCTCGGCTCGCGCACCTTGAAGAAAGATGGCGAAGAGCTGTCGCTCACCACCGGCGAATTCGCCATGCTGAAGGCGTTGGTGCGGCATCCGCGCCAGCCGCTGTCGCGCGAAAAGCTCGCACAGCTGGCGCGCGGCCGCGAGTTCGAACCGTTCGACCGCAGCCTGGACGTGCAGATCTCGCGCCTGCGCAAACTGGTCGAATCCGATGCCGCGGCGCCGCGCTACATCCAGACGGTCTGGGGCGTCGGCTACGTGTTCGTGCCGGACGGCACGACCTGA
- a CDS encoding SIMPL domain-containing protein (The SIMPL domain is named for its presence in mouse protein SIMPL (signalling molecule that associates with mouse pelle-like kinase). Bacterial member BP26, from Brucella, was shown to assemble into a channel-like structure, while YggE from E. coli has been associated with resistance to oxidative stress.), with translation MAACAVLTGATATFAQNAQWTPPQNVLQLQANGTVEVQQDLLSMTLSTTRDAPDAATVQTQLKTALDAALTEARKNAQPGQLDVRTGNFSLSPRYTREGKINGWQGTAEMILEGRDFPRITQTAGRITTLNVGNVGFGLSREQRAKVEGEAQTLAIDNFKQKAAELARGFGFAGYTLREVAVNASQSNPIRPRMMAMEAKAMSSADSAVPVEAGKTSVVVDVSGSVQLK, from the coding sequence ATGGCCGCTTGTGCCGTGTTGACAGGCGCGACCGCCACTTTTGCCCAGAATGCGCAGTGGACGCCGCCGCAGAACGTGCTGCAGCTGCAGGCGAACGGCACGGTGGAAGTGCAGCAGGATCTGCTCAGCATGACCCTGTCGACCACGCGCGATGCGCCGGACGCTGCCACCGTCCAGACGCAACTCAAGACCGCGCTCGACGCTGCGCTGACGGAAGCCCGCAAGAACGCGCAGCCCGGCCAGCTCGATGTGCGCACCGGCAACTTCAGCCTCTCGCCGCGCTACACCCGCGAAGGAAAGATCAACGGTTGGCAGGGAACCGCAGAGATGATCCTCGAGGGCCGCGACTTTCCGCGCATCACGCAAACCGCCGGACGCATCACGACGCTCAACGTCGGCAATGTCGGGTTCGGCCTGAGCCGTGAGCAACGTGCCAAGGTGGAGGGCGAGGCGCAAACGCTCGCCATCGACAACTTCAAGCAGAAGGCCGCCGAACTGGCCAGGGGTTTCGGCTTTGCCGGCTACACGCTGCGCGAAGTGGCGGTCAACGCCAGCCAGAGCAACCCGATTCGCCCGCGGATGATGGCGATGGAAGCCAAGGCGATGTCGTCGGCCGACAGTGCGGTGCCGGTCGAGGCCGGCAAGACCAGCGTCGTGGTCGACGTGTCGGGCTCGGTTCAGCTCAAGTAG
- a CDS encoding alpha/beta fold hydrolase, with the protein MTAPTRHFIPCEDAAGGHRMAWWQWGSPESAHVVVCVHGLTRQGRDFDVLAQALVDRAGGDLSVVCPDIAGRGESDWLRDPMLYQLPLYAADVLAMIAELHRVHPIGVLDYVGTSMGGLIGVAIAGSQHAPLPVPIRRFVINDVGPALDPVALQRIGAYVGQGGRYATFDQAADALWALSTSFGPHSTSEWHALSRHMVVPAAQRSADGRRKVAAAGPDDGALVLHYDPAIAQAFRTITAETAAQGEAVMWALYDAVDARTLVTRGSESDLLSRETATAMTTRGPRAALVEFDGVGHAPTFVAPDQSAVVASFILG; encoded by the coding sequence ATGACCGCTCCGACCCGCCATTTCATCCCCTGCGAAGACGCCGCCGGAGGCCATCGCATGGCTTGGTGGCAATGGGGTAGTCCGGAGAGCGCGCACGTCGTGGTGTGCGTCCATGGCTTGACGCGGCAGGGTCGCGATTTCGATGTCCTTGCGCAAGCGCTGGTCGATCGCGCCGGGGGCGATCTTAGCGTCGTGTGTCCCGACATTGCGGGCCGCGGCGAGAGCGATTGGCTTCGCGATCCGATGCTGTACCAGTTGCCGCTCTATGCCGCGGATGTGCTCGCGATGATTGCCGAGCTGCATCGCGTGCACCCGATCGGCGTGCTCGACTATGTGGGCACCAGCATGGGCGGGCTGATCGGTGTGGCGATCGCCGGGAGTCAGCATGCGCCGTTGCCGGTGCCCATCCGCCGCTTCGTGATCAACGACGTCGGCCCGGCGCTCGATCCGGTGGCGCTGCAACGCATCGGCGCGTATGTCGGGCAGGGCGGTCGCTACGCGACGTTCGATCAGGCCGCCGATGCCTTGTGGGCGCTGTCGACAAGCTTCGGTCCGCATTCGACGTCCGAGTGGCATGCGTTGTCGCGCCACATGGTGGTGCCGGCGGCGCAGCGCAGTGCGGACGGCCGTAGGAAGGTTGCTGCGGCGGGCCCCGACGACGGCGCTCTGGTGCTTCACTACGACCCGGCCATTGCGCAGGCGTTTCGCACGATCACCGCCGAAACCGCTGCGCAGGGCGAGGCCGTGATGTGGGCGCTCTACGATGCGGTCGACGCCCGAACGCTGGTGACCCGCGGTTCAGAATCCGACTTGCTCTCGCGGGAGACGGCGACTGCGATGACCACGCGCGGCCCGCGCGCGGCGCTGGTCGAGTTCGACGGTGTCGGGCATGCGCCGACATTTGTGGCGCCTGACCAGAGCGCGGTCGTCGCCTCGTTCATTCTGGGTTGA
- a CDS encoding RelA/SpoT family protein, giving the protein MSEPVVVDYPLSAATADSVPVIEHMLARARAFAEPLIADETLDTGENTLAHADAVAAIVAHMGGSEAMQAASYLVYSCQHLNRPQEVIAKVFGDNFAALAVETTKLVHVQKQARSATLGAHHAEGAGAQTENVRKMLLAFSRDLRVVMLRLASRLQTLRHAAACKTPVAESVARESLQVFAPLANRLGIWQVKWEIEDLSFRFLEPHTYKLIAQLLDEKRVEREGYVEHLRTRLERELNNEGVQATVQGRPKNIYSIVKKMRGKSLDFAQVFDILALRVVVPDVKDCYAALAWVHSHFQPIDEEFDDYIARPKPNGYQSLHTVVRAVVDGLVSKPIEIQIRTEQMHDHAEHGVAAHWAYKEAGHKGYAGVWASGEYDAKIAVLRQLLAWERDLSGGLQGQGLFDDRIYVLTPDAAIVELPQGATAVDFAYTVHTSLGHRCRGARIDGAMVPLNTPLQNGQTVEIVAAKEGGPSRDWLNAELGYLASHRARAKVRAWFNAQITHETVARGRDAVEKVLQREGKTAIRLEDLASQLGFKSAENLFEVVGKDEFSLRNIEILLRPPEPQPGQDDGALIRKSRGSEKAAKGGVLVVGVSSLMTQLAKCCKPAPPDAIGGFVTRGHGVSVHRSDCSNFRSMASQNAERVIDVEWGVSRPEEGVVYAVDVAVEASDRQGLLRDISEVLTREKMNVIGVQTQSLKGTAWMTFTVEIADAARLAQVLKVVAAVPGVRSARRR; this is encoded by the coding sequence GTGTCCGAGCCCGTTGTTGTCGACTATCCGTTGTCCGCGGCCACAGCCGACAGCGTCCCCGTGATCGAGCACATGCTTGCGCGCGCCCGGGCGTTCGCCGAGCCGCTCATCGCCGACGAGACGCTCGACACCGGCGAAAACACGCTCGCCCATGCCGATGCCGTCGCGGCGATCGTGGCTCACATGGGCGGCTCCGAAGCAATGCAGGCGGCGAGCTATCTTGTCTACTCCTGTCAGCACCTGAACCGCCCGCAGGAAGTGATCGCCAAGGTCTTCGGCGACAACTTCGCCGCGCTGGCCGTCGAGACGACGAAGCTGGTGCATGTACAAAAGCAGGCCCGATCCGCGACGCTCGGCGCCCATCACGCAGAAGGCGCAGGCGCACAGACCGAAAATGTGCGAAAGATGCTGCTGGCGTTTTCGCGCGACCTGCGGGTGGTCATGTTGCGGCTCGCGTCGCGCCTGCAAACGCTGCGCCATGCCGCAGCCTGCAAGACGCCTGTCGCCGAAAGCGTGGCGCGTGAATCGTTGCAGGTGTTCGCGCCACTCGCCAACCGCCTGGGCATCTGGCAGGTCAAGTGGGAAATCGAAGATCTTTCGTTCCGCTTCCTGGAGCCGCACACCTACAAGTTGATCGCGCAACTGCTCGACGAGAAGCGCGTCGAGCGCGAAGGTTATGTCGAGCATTTGCGCACGCGGCTCGAGCGGGAGCTCAATAACGAGGGCGTGCAGGCCACGGTGCAGGGACGGCCGAAGAACATCTACAGCATCGTGAAGAAGATGCGTGGCAAGTCGCTCGACTTCGCGCAGGTCTTCGACATCCTGGCGTTGCGCGTGGTGGTGCCCGACGTCAAGGATTGCTACGCTGCGCTGGCCTGGGTGCATTCGCACTTCCAGCCGATCGATGAAGAGTTCGACGACTACATCGCGCGGCCCAAACCCAACGGGTACCAGTCGCTCCATACGGTGGTGCGCGCGGTGGTCGACGGCTTGGTCAGCAAGCCGATCGAGATCCAGATTCGCACCGAGCAAATGCACGACCACGCGGAGCACGGCGTGGCGGCGCACTGGGCCTACAAGGAAGCGGGCCACAAGGGCTACGCAGGCGTGTGGGCGAGCGGCGAATACGACGCGAAAATCGCCGTGCTGCGCCAGCTGCTGGCCTGGGAGCGCGACCTGTCGGGCGGCCTGCAGGGCCAGGGACTGTTCGACGATCGCATTTATGTGCTGACGCCGGACGCGGCGATCGTCGAACTGCCGCAGGGCGCAACGGCGGTCGACTTCGCCTACACCGTGCACACGAGTCTCGGCCACCGCTGCCGCGGCGCGCGCATCGACGGCGCCATGGTGCCGCTCAACACGCCGCTGCAGAACGGTCAGACCGTCGAGATCGTCGCGGCCAAGGAAGGCGGGCCCTCTCGCGACTGGCTCAATGCCGAGCTTGGCTATCTCGCGAGCCATCGGGCGCGCGCCAAGGTGCGGGCCTGGTTCAACGCGCAGATCACGCACGAAACCGTGGCGCGCGGACGCGATGCCGTCGAGAAGGTGCTGCAGCGCGAAGGCAAGACAGCGATCAGGCTGGAAGACCTCGCTTCGCAGCTCGGGTTCAAGTCCGCCGAGAACCTGTTCGAAGTGGTGGGGAAGGACGAGTTCTCGTTGCGCAACATCGAGATCCTGTTGCGCCCGCCCGAGCCGCAGCCGGGGCAGGACGACGGCGCGCTGATCCGCAAGTCACGCGGCAGCGAAAAGGCCGCCAAGGGTGGCGTGCTCGTGGTGGGCGTGTCCTCCTTGATGACGCAGTTGGCCAAGTGCTGCAAGCCGGCACCGCCCGATGCGATCGGCGGCTTCGTCACCCGGGGCCATGGCGTCAGCGTGCATCGCTCGGATTGCAGCAACTTCCGTTCGATGGCCAGTCAGAACGCCGAGCGCGTGATCGATGTGGAATGGGGCGTCTCGAGGCCCGAAGAAGGCGTTGTCTATGCGGTGGACGTGGCCGTCGAAGCGTCCGATCGCCAGGGCTTGCTGCGCGATATTTCGGAAGTGCTGACGCGCGAGAAAATGAACGTCATCGGCGTGCAGACCCAGTCGCTCAAGGGCACGGCGTGGATGACGTTCACCGTGGAAATCGCCGATGCCGCGCGCCTCGCGCAGGTGTTGAAAGTGGTCGCAGCAGTGCCCGGAGTGCGATCCGCACGTCGTCGCTGA
- the phaR gene encoding polyhydroxyalkanoate synthesis repressor PhaR — protein MQSKKSGSKPGQRVIKKYPNRRLYDTETSTYITLTDIKKLVMQSAPFVVLDAKSGDDLTRSILLQVILEEEAGGAPMFTEQVLASIIRFYGQTMQSYMGPYLEKNIQAMTEVQAQLADKSEGLTPEMWSRFMTLQSPMLKGLMGNYVEQSKNVFLQMQDQMQKNTEQVLGAFGLKRP, from the coding sequence GTGCAGAGCAAGAAGTCCGGTAGCAAGCCGGGGCAGCGCGTGATCAAGAAGTACCCGAACCGAAGGCTCTACGACACGGAAACATCCACCTACATCACGCTGACGGACATCAAGAAGCTCGTGATGCAGTCCGCACCGTTCGTGGTGCTCGATGCCAAGAGTGGCGACGACCTCACGCGGAGCATCCTCCTTCAAGTAATTCTCGAAGAAGAGGCAGGCGGTGCGCCGATGTTCACCGAGCAGGTACTCGCCAGCATCATCCGGTTCTACGGACAGACGATGCAGAGTTACATGGGGCCTTATCTGGAAAAGAACATTCAGGCGATGACCGAAGTACAGGCGCAATTGGCCGACAAGTCCGAGGGCTTGACGCCCGAGATGTGGTCGCGTTTCATGACGCTGCAGTCCCCGATGCTGAAAGGCTTGATGGGCAACTACGTCGAGCAATCGAAAAACGTTTTCCTGCAGATGCAGGATCAAATGCAGAAAAATACCGAACAAGTCCTGGGTGCCTTTGGCCTCAAGCGCCCTTGA
- the rimO gene encoding 30S ribosomal protein S12 methylthiotransferase RimO: MSEVVSPERTAMPAAPKVGFVSLGCPKALTDSELILTRLSAEGYQTSKTFEGADLVIVNTCGFIDDAVRESLDTIGEALAANGRVIVTGCLGAKSGEAGGNLVRQMHPSVLAVTGPHATQEVMDAVHANLPKPHDPFIDLVPDAFGIAGLKLTPRHYAYLKISEGCNHRCTFCIIPSMRGDLVSRPIGDVLNEAKALFEGGVKELLVISQDTSAYGVDTKYRMGFFNGKPVKTRMLDLVRELGEIAEPYGAWVRLHYVYPYPSVDDVIPLMASGQVLPYLDVPLQHSHPDVLKRMKRPASGERNLERIARWREVCPELVIRSTFIAGFPGETEEEFEHLLDFIREAQIDRAGCFAYSPVEGATANDIPGMLATEERETRRARFMEVAEAVSIAKLQRRIGATMQVLVDAAPGLGRKGGVGRTYADAPEIDGIVRLLPPEKISKTLKVGEFTKARIVGAEGHDLIALPV, from the coding sequence ATGAGCGAAGTTGTTTCCCCCGAACGCACGGCCATGCCGGCGGCCCCCAAAGTCGGTTTTGTGAGCCTGGGCTGCCCCAAGGCACTGACCGATTCCGAATTGATCCTCACGCGGTTGAGCGCCGAGGGCTATCAGACCTCCAAGACGTTCGAAGGTGCCGATCTTGTGATCGTGAACACTTGCGGCTTCATCGACGATGCGGTGAGAGAAAGTCTCGACACCATCGGTGAAGCGCTGGCGGCCAACGGTCGCGTGATCGTCACCGGTTGCCTCGGCGCCAAGAGCGGCGAGGCCGGCGGCAATCTGGTTCGCCAGATGCATCCCAGCGTGCTGGCGGTGACCGGCCCGCACGCGACGCAGGAAGTCATGGACGCGGTCCATGCCAATTTGCCGAAACCGCACGATCCGTTCATCGACCTGGTGCCGGATGCGTTCGGTATCGCCGGTCTCAAGCTCACGCCGCGCCACTATGCATATTTGAAGATCAGCGAAGGCTGCAATCATCGTTGCACCTTCTGCATCATTCCTTCGATGCGCGGCGACCTCGTCTCGCGGCCGATCGGCGATGTGTTGAACGAGGCGAAGGCGTTGTTCGAAGGCGGCGTGAAAGAGCTGCTCGTGATCAGTCAGGACACTTCGGCGTATGGCGTCGACACCAAGTACCGCATGGGTTTTTTCAACGGCAAACCCGTCAAGACGCGCATGCTGGATCTGGTGCGCGAACTGGGTGAAATCGCCGAGCCGTACGGTGCATGGGTGCGCTTGCATTACGTGTACCCGTACCCGAGCGTTGACGATGTGATTCCGTTGATGGCGAGCGGTCAGGTGCTGCCGTACCTCGACGTGCCGTTGCAGCACAGCCACCCCGATGTGCTGAAGCGCATGAAGCGCCCTGCGAGCGGCGAACGCAATCTGGAGCGCATCGCACGATGGCGCGAGGTATGCCCCGAACTGGTGATCCGCAGCACCTTCATCGCCGGTTTTCCGGGCGAGACCGAAGAAGAGTTCGAGCACTTGCTCGACTTCATCCGCGAAGCGCAGATCGATCGTGCGGGATGCTTCGCCTACAGCCCGGTCGAAGGTGCCACTGCCAACGACATTCCGGGGATGCTGGCGACGGAAGAACGCGAGACGCGCCGTGCGCGTTTCATGGAAGTCGCGGAGGCGGTGTCGATCGCGAAACTGCAGCGCCGGATCGGCGCCACGATGCAGGTGCTCGTGGACGCCGCGCCGGGTCTGGGCCGCAAGGGCGGCGTCGGCAGGACCTATGCCGATGCGCCTGAAATCGATGGCATCGTTCGGCTGTTGCCCCCCGAAAAGATCAGCAAGACGTTGAAAGTCGGTGAGTTCACCAAGGCCCGGATCGTCGGCGCCGAGGGTCACGATCTCATCGCGCTGCCTGTTTGA
- the rnr gene encoding ribonuclease R, translated as MLDEIEGTVQGHRDGHGFVQRDDGEGDIYLPPNEMRAVLHKDRVKARVVRQDRRGRPEGRVVEIIERPEQPIIGRLLHEGGIWLVAPEDKRYGQDVLIPKGATGPAKVGQVVVVQLTEPPALFGQPVGRVKEVLGEIDDPGMEIEIAVRKYGVPHEFSEAGLAEAKALPDKVRPQDKKGRIDLTDVPLVTIDGEDARDFDDAVYCEPAKVGRGKGWRLLVAIADVSAYVQTGSPIDIDAYDRATSVYFPRRVIPMLPEKLSNGLCSLNPEVERLCMVCDMLVAADGEIYAYQFYPAVMFSHARFTYTEVAAILGNTRGPEAAKRKDRVKDLLNLSDVYKALLKQRAKRGAVDFETTETQIVCDDAGRIEKIVPRTRNEAHKIIEEAMLAANVCSADFIDGSKHPGLFRVHEGPTTEKKEVLRGYLKAMGVGLSITEDPKPGEFQAIAEATKERPDAQQIHTMLLRSMSQAIYTPINSGHFGLAYEAYTHFTSPIRRYPDLLVHRVIKAILNKQKYTLPMLPTPGEAHAKLAKRLASRVKAPSNKPTKATVAPTKEVQAWQAAGLHCSANERRADEASRDVEAWLKCKYMREHLGEEYGGVVSSATTFGIFVTLDAMYVEGLVHITELGGEYFKFDEMRQELRGERTGIRYAIGTRVRVQVSRVDLDGRKIDFRLVREGEDLASRPMKDKGVAPAGTPTKASGKRGKGGGGHKEAHHHAEAYPSHAPRVSAEQVAAPVAQTAMQAFKSAVKNATNKMKGRKPRRP; from the coding sequence TTGCTGGATGAGATTGAAGGAACAGTCCAAGGACATCGCGATGGGCACGGCTTCGTGCAGCGCGACGACGGCGAGGGCGACATCTATTTGCCGCCCAACGAGATGCGCGCCGTGTTGCACAAGGACCGCGTCAAGGCGCGTGTCGTGCGGCAGGACCGCCGAGGTCGGCCCGAGGGCCGTGTGGTCGAGATCATCGAGCGCCCGGAGCAGCCGATCATCGGCCGCCTGCTGCACGAAGGCGGTATCTGGCTCGTCGCGCCGGAAGACAAGCGCTACGGTCAGGACGTCCTGATTCCGAAGGGCGCGACCGGTCCCGCCAAGGTGGGGCAGGTGGTCGTGGTCCAGCTCACCGAGCCGCCCGCGTTGTTCGGGCAGCCGGTCGGTCGCGTGAAGGAAGTGTTGGGCGAGATCGACGATCCCGGCATGGAAATCGAGATCGCCGTGCGCAAGTACGGCGTGCCGCACGAGTTCTCCGAAGCGGGCCTCGCAGAGGCCAAGGCGCTCCCCGACAAGGTGCGTCCGCAAGACAAGAAAGGCCGCATCGATCTCACCGATGTGCCGCTCGTCACCATCGACGGCGAAGACGCGCGCGACTTCGACGATGCGGTGTACTGCGAGCCCGCCAAGGTCGGTCGCGGCAAGGGATGGCGTCTGCTCGTGGCCATCGCCGACGTCAGCGCCTATGTGCAGACCGGCTCGCCGATCGACATTGACGCCTACGACCGCGCGACCAGTGTTTACTTCCCGCGGCGGGTCATCCCGATGCTGCCCGAGAAGCTGTCGAACGGCCTGTGTTCGTTGAATCCTGAAGTCGAGCGACTCTGCATGGTCTGCGACATGCTGGTGGCAGCGGACGGCGAAATCTACGCCTACCAGTTCTACCCGGCCGTGATGTTCAGCCACGCACGCTTCACGTACACCGAGGTGGCCGCAATCCTCGGTAACACGCGCGGCCCCGAAGCAGCCAAGCGCAAGGACCGGGTGAAGGATCTGCTGAACCTCTCGGACGTCTACAAGGCGCTGCTCAAGCAGCGTGCCAAGCGTGGCGCGGTCGACTTCGAAACCACCGAGACGCAGATCGTTTGCGACGACGCGGGCCGGATCGAAAAGATCGTGCCGCGCACCCGCAACGAAGCACACAAGATCATCGAGGAAGCGATGCTCGCCGCCAATGTGTGCAGTGCCGACTTCATTGACGGCAGCAAGCATCCGGGCCTTTTCCGCGTGCATGAAGGCCCGACCACCGAGAAGAAGGAAGTCCTGCGCGGCTATCTCAAAGCGATGGGCGTGGGTCTGTCGATCACCGAGGATCCAAAGCCGGGCGAGTTCCAGGCGATCGCCGAGGCGACGAAGGAACGGCCCGACGCGCAGCAGATCCACACGATGCTTCTGCGCTCCATGAGCCAGGCGATCTACACGCCGATCAACAGCGGCCACTTCGGTCTGGCCTACGAGGCCTACACGCACTTCACCAGCCCGATCCGTCGTTATCCCGACCTGCTGGTGCACCGCGTGATCAAGGCGATCCTCAACAAGCAGAAGTACACGCTGCCCATGTTGCCGACGCCAGGCGAAGCCCATGCCAAGCTGGCCAAGCGCCTGGCTTCACGTGTCAAGGCGCCGAGCAACAAGCCGACCAAGGCGACCGTCGCGCCGACGAAGGAAGTGCAAGCGTGGCAAGCCGCCGGTCTGCATTGCAGCGCGAACGAGCGGCGCGCCGACGAGGCCAGCCGCGACGTCGAGGCATGGCTCAAGTGCAAGTACATGCGCGAGCACCTGGGCGAGGAATACGGCGGGGTGGTCAGCTCGGCCACGACCTTTGGCATCTTCGTCACGCTCGATGCGATGTACGTCGAAGGTCTGGTGCACATCACTGAGCTGGGCGGCGAATACTTCAAGTTCGACGAGATGCGGCAAGAACTGCGCGGCGAGCGCACCGGCATCCGTTACGCCATCGGCACCCGCGTGCGGGTGCAGGTAAGCCGCGTCGATCTCGACGGTCGCAAGATCGACTTCCGCTTGGTGCGCGAGGGCGAAGACCTCGCCTCACGCCCCATGAAGGACAAGGGCGTCGCGCCTGCGGGCACGCCGACCAAGGCCTCCGGCAAGCGCGGCAAGGGCGGTGGTGGACACAAGGAAGCGCATCACCACGCCGAAGCGTATCCGTCGCATGCGCCTCGCGTGTCGGCCGAGCAGGTCGCGGCGCCGGTGGCGCAGACCGCGATGCAGGCCTTCAAGTCCGCGGTCAAGAATGCGACCAACAAGATGAAGGGGCGCAAGCCGCGCCGCCCCTGA
- a CDS encoding SDR family oxidoreductase has translation MSIDKNVARIAIVTGAGTGIGKAASLALLADGWSVVLAGRRPEPLEQVVDESGAGGRALAVPTDVGNPDSVKALFAAAVERFGRVDLLFNNAGTGNPPGPFEDWTPTQWQGVVDINLNGMFYCIQQAFRTMKAQSPRGGRIINNGSISATTPRPNSMAYTSTKHAVEGLTKTASLDGRKYDIAVGQVDVGNAMTELASRMATGVPQASGELAIEPLIDVKIVGQSVLYMANLPLDANVLFHTIMATKMPFVGRG, from the coding sequence ATGAGCATCGATAAAAATGTCGCGCGCATCGCGATCGTGACCGGAGCCGGCACTGGCATCGGCAAGGCCGCCTCGCTGGCCCTGCTGGCCGATGGGTGGAGCGTGGTGCTGGCCGGCCGCCGGCCGGAGCCGCTCGAACAGGTGGTCGACGAGTCGGGTGCAGGTGGCCGGGCTCTGGCCGTGCCCACCGACGTCGGCAACCCCGATTCGGTCAAGGCGCTGTTCGCCGCAGCGGTCGAGCGCTTCGGGCGCGTCGACCTGCTGTTCAACAACGCCGGCACCGGCAATCCGCCGGGTCCGTTCGAGGACTGGACGCCAACACAGTGGCAGGGCGTGGTCGACATCAACCTCAACGGGATGTTCTATTGCATTCAGCAGGCCTTCCGCACGATGAAGGCGCAGTCGCCGCGGGGTGGCCGCATCATCAACAACGGGTCCATCTCTGCGACGACGCCGCGTCCGAATTCGATGGCCTACACCTCGACCAAGCACGCGGTCGAAGGCCTCACCAAAACAGCATCGCTCGACGGGCGCAAATACGACATCGCCGTGGGACAGGTCGACGTGGGCAACGCAATGACCGAGCTCGCATCGCGCATGGCGACCGGTGTGCCGCAGGCCAGCGGCGAACTGGCGATCGAACCGTTGATCGACGTGAAGATCGTGGGTCAATCGGTGCTTTACATGGCGAACCTGCCGCTCGACGCCAACGTGTTGTTCCACACGATCATGGCGACCAAGATGCCGTTCGTGGGACGCGGCTGA